Proteins encoded by one window of Coffea eugenioides isolate CCC68of unplaced genomic scaffold, Ceug_1.0 ScVebR1_1217;HRSCAF=2037, whole genome shotgun sequence:
- the LOC113755128 gene encoding uncharacterized protein LOC113755128, translating to HDSRASWNERHDPRASWYGVAACLVCQKPRDLLSKEQQQRQREPALESIDGSDKEGSGNDSQERSSSDKEGKLYNSQEGSCSNKEGSDSRSDSDKDGRLENVRKKRKLEKLPAIVEEAVEEEYRKAKVWKEWLDRRKKEAKEFDLEGWKERNGDLSHKSREQIREELQEYCKSVPSFPSNLGAIGGVDDVVKSFFVHDVDPNLWEKYVVECRESEGFDVVTYPGPSPYLLVRPITSYLKNPELHQELIQLATRALEEVFAPRSVRNMMNITGSLFRR from the exons GCATGACTCCCGAGCATCCTGGAATGAAAGGCATGATCCCCGAGCATCCTGGTATGGAGTCGCAGCTTGTCTTGTATGTCAAAAGCCAAGAGATCTGCTCTCAAAAGAGCAACAACAACGACAAAGAGAGCCTGCCTTGGAAAGTATCGACGGCTCCGACAAGGAGGGCAGTGGCAATGACAGCCAAGAGAGAAGCAGTAGCGACAAGGAGGGCAAATTATATAA caGCCAAGAGGGAAGCTGCAGCAACAAGGAGGGCAGTGACAGTCGCAGTGATAGCGACAAAGATGGCAGGTTGGAGAATGTCCGGAAGAAGCGAAAGTTAGAGAAGTTGCCTGCAATTGTTGAGGAGGCGGTGGAGGAGGAGTATCGGAAGGCAAAAGTGTGGAAGGAATGGTTGGATCGTAGAAAGAAGGAAGCGAAGGAGTTTGACTTGGAGGGCTGGAAAGAGAGGAATGGGGACCTCAGCCACAAATCAAGGGAGCAAATTCGGGAGGAACTTCAGGAGTATTGCAAGTCGGTGCCCTCTTTTCCATCTAACCTTGGTGCAATTGGTGGGGTTGACGATGTTGTCAAGTCTTTCTTCGTCCACGATGTAGATCCTAATTTATGGGAAAAATACGTGGTAGAGTGTCGAGAAAGTGAG GGATTTGATGTGGTTACATATCCAGGTCCTTCTCCGTACCTTCTCGTTAGGCCAATCACCTCTTATTTGAAAAACCCTGAACTGCATCAAGAACTCATCCAGTTGGCTACTAGGGCCCTGGAGGAG GTTTTTGCTCCCCGTTCAGTTAGAAATATGATGAACATTACTGGATCTCTGTTTAGGAGGTAG